In Populus trichocarpa isolate Nisqually-1 chromosome 16, P.trichocarpa_v4.1, whole genome shotgun sequence, a genomic segment contains:
- the LOC7464629 gene encoding probable aspartyl protease At4g16563, whose product MASSLLLFLLSFLILITSSKSTTITIPLSAPSFNKLIVSSKKPWGSLNHLASLSLSRAHHIKSPKTNFSLIKTPLFPRSYGGYSISLNFGTPPQTTKFVMDTGSSLVWFPCTSRYLCSECNFPNIKKTGIPTFLPKLSSSSKLIGCKNPRCSMIFGPEIQSKCQECDSTAQNCTQTCPPYVIQYGSGSTAGLLLSETLDFPNKKTIPDFLVGCSIFSIKQPEGIAGFGRSPESLPSQLGLKKFSYCLVSHAFDDTPTSSDLVLDTGSGSGVTKTAGLSHTPFLKNPTTAFRDYYYVLLRNIVIGDTHVKVPYKFLVPGTDGNGGTIVDSGTTFTFMENPVYELVAKEFEKQMAHYTVATEIQNLTGLRPCYNISGEKSLSVPDLIFQFKGGAKMALPLSNYFSIVDSGVICLTIVSDNVAGPGLGGGPAIILGNYQQRNFYVEFDLENEKFGFKQQSCA is encoded by the coding sequence ATGGCTTCTTCTCTgcttctctttctcctctcttttcttatCTTAATCActtcatcaaaatcaacaacCATTACCATCCCTCTATCAGCTCCCAGCTTCAACAAACTGATTGTGTCCTCAAAAAAGCCATGGGGTTCACTCAATCACCTCGCTTCTCTATCTCTCTCAAGAGCCCACCACATCAAGTCGCCAAAAACCAATTTTTCTCTCATCAAGACCCCTCTTTTTCCACGTAGCTATGGTGGCTACTCAATATCTCTCAACTTTGGTACTCCTCCGCAGACAACCAAATTTGTCATGGACACTGGTTCTAGTCTTGTTTGGTTTCCTTGTACCTCTCGCTATCTTTGCTCAGAATGTAACTTtcctaacattaaaaaaacaggaATCCCAACATTTTTACCAAAACTATCATCCTCTTCAAAGCTTATTGGTTGCAAGAATCCCAGATGCTCTATGATTTTTGGCCCCGAGATTCAGTCCAAATGCCAAGAATGTGACTCCACTGCCCAAAACTGCACTCAAACTTGCCCACCTTATGTAATACAATATGGTTCAGGCTCCACAGCTGGACTTCTACTATCTGAAACTCTCGATTTCCCAAACAAGAAAACCATACCCGATTTTCTTGTCGGGTGCTCCATTTTCTCCATCAAACAACCCGAAGGGATTGCCGGTTTCGGTCGGAGCCCAGAATCACTCCCTTCACAATTGGGTCTCAAGAAATTCTCTTACTGTTTAGTATCTCACGCTTTTGATGACACTCCAACAAGCAGTGACCTTGTTTTGGATACCGGGTCGGGTTCGGGTGTTACCAAGACCGCAGGGCTTAGCCACACACCCTTTCTGAAGAATCCAACCACTGCATTTCGAGATTATTACTATGTATTGCTGCGTAACATTGTAATAGGGGACACACATGTTAAGGTGCCGTACAAGTTTTTGGTGCCAGGAACAGATGGAAATGGAGGGACTATTGTGGATTCAGGAACAACATTCACATTCATGGAGAACCCAGTTTATGAGTTGGTGGCTAAAGAATTTGAGAAGCAAATGGCCCATTATACAGTAGCCACTGAGATTCAAAATCTGACCGGTTTAAGGCCTTGTTACAATATTTCTGGTGAGAAATCACTTTCTGTCCCGGATTTGATTTTTCAGTTCAAGGGTGGTGCTAAGATGGCATTACCtttgtcaaattatttttcgattGTTGATTCGGGAGTTATATGCTTGACAATCGTGAGTGATAATGTAGCTGGTCCGGGACTTGGAGGTGGACCGGCCATTATTTTGGGGAATTATCAGCAGAGGAATTTTTATGTGGAGTTCGATTTGGAGAATGAGAAATTTGGGTTCAAGCAACAGAGTTGTGCATGA